A region of the Terriglobales bacterium genome:
CACCCTTCCGCCGGAGGCGCTCACCACCCCCAGCCGCACCGCCGGGTTGGGGTCCCCCGCCTTGGGATACTTCTCCATGTAGAGGGTGGGATGGGTGGGCAGGAAGTCCTCGATGGGATAGATGGGCACCTGGCTCTCGTCCATCTGCAGGAAGAGGATCTTCTGCGAGTCCGGCGACCAGGAGTAGTTGCTGCGCACCCCCAGCTCCTCCTCGTAGACCCAGTCCACCTCGCCGTTGAGCAGGTTGCGGCTGCCGTCCTTGGTGAGACGCTGCGGCTGCGACTTGCCCGGGGTCTGCACCCAGAGATCGTGCTGCAGCAGGTAGGCGACGCGGCTGCCGTCGGGGGAGAACTGGGGAGCGCTGATGGGGTCGGTCACCGAGGTGAGCTGGGTGGCGGCGCCGCTGGCCAGGCTGTAGAGCCAGAGCTGGCCCTGGGAATCGAAGAGCAGGTGCTGGGAGTCGGGGGCCCAGTGGTAGCCGGCGATGCCGTAGCGGGTCGCCGCCTCGCGCTGCTGCTCGTTCTTGAGCTTGGAAGCGGGCGGCACCAGCAGGCTGAGCTTGTCGGCGCCCACCAGCACCGCCTTGCGGCCGCTGGCCGCCTCCAGGCTCCACAGCTCGCCCTTCTCGCCGCTGGCATCGCGCTGGATGAAGGAGACGCGGCTGCCGTCGGGACTCCACTGCAGGGTCTCTGGGCCGCGGCCGGTGATGCCCCCGCCGGCGATGGCCTCGATGGTCAGCGCCTTCTCCTCCGCTTTGAACCCGGGTGCGGGGGGCTGCGCCCAGGCCACGGCAACCAGCACGCTCAAAGCCAGCAGGCGTTTCACGGTCTTCCTCCAGCGGGCGAGATGGGATCCGTCCCGAAACTGGTGAGTCTACACCGCGGGAGGCCGCCATGCCACGGCTGCCGCCGCCCGGGCGGCCCGCTCCCCCGAGGGCGGGAGGCCGGTGCTACAATTGACGGATTCATACCCCGACCGGCCCCGTCCTCATGAATGCCGACCTGGAAAAACTGATCGAGCTGCAACGTACCGACGCCGAGATCCAGCGGCTGCAGGCGGAGATCGCTGCCCTGCCCCGCCGCGTGGCCGGGATCGAGGCCAAACTCGCCGACGCCCGCGCGGTGGTGGAGAAGGCCAAGGCGGCGGTGAAGGCCAACGAGTCCGGCCGCCGCAAGCTGGAAGGTGAGATCCAGGCCCAGCAGCAGAAGATCTCCAAGTACCGCGACCAGTCCCTGGAAGTGAAAACCAACGAGCAGTACAAGGCCCTGCTGCAGGAGATCAACTTCGCGGAGGGCGAGATCCGCTCCTGCGAGGACAAGATCCTGGAGTTCATGCTGGATTCGGAGACCCAGGAGAAGGCCATCCGCGGCGCCGAGGCGGAGCTGAAGGCGCGCACCGCCGAGGTGGAGAAGGAGCAGGCGGAGGCCCGCGCCCGCACCGCCGAGGATGAGCGGCAACTGGCGGAATGGACGGCCAAGCGCCAGGCCCTGCGCGCCGGCATCGGCGATGCCGCCCTCTCCCACTACGACCGGGTACTGAAGCTGCGCCACACGGCTCTGGCCGAGGTCCGCGAGCAGCAGTGTACCGCCTGCCACGTGCTGCTCCGTCCCCAGAAATACGTCGAGGTGTGCGCCAACGAACAGGTCCTCACCTGTGATTCCTGCGGCCGCATTCTCTATCATGTCGCCGCCGCCGATGCCCCTGCCGCCGCGTCCCGCCCGCCCGCGGCCCAGGAAGACAACGAGCAGGCCGAGACGCCCGCGGCCCAATAGCTGTCAGGAGGTGCGGATCATGCCATCCCGCTCGACTCTGCTGCTGCTTCTGCTGCCGGCGCTGCTGGGGCTGGGCCCTTCGGCCGCCGCCCAATGCACGGAGAACGACCGGACCGTCCAACCCGTGGACCTCAAGGTCCGCTTGTGGTACACCAACGGCCGTCCCGTGGCTGAGCGCGAGCGTATCCAACTGCTCAACAGCCTGGAGACCTACGTGGGCGAGGTCTTCACCGACAACCAGGGGGAAGCGAACTTCCGGGTTTCGCCCGGCAGCTACGTCCTGCGCATCAGCGGCCCCAGCGTCGAAGACACCACCACCCCGGTTTTCCGGCTCCTGTGCAACGAAGGCACGCACTTCGAGAACGTAGACGTGAAGATGAAGGCCGGAAGCGAGGCCGAGAGCGAGAGCACAGTCGTCTCCCCGGCCGCTTCCGGGAGCACGGTGGCGGCGGTGGACCTCAACGTCCCGGAGAAGGCCCACAAGGAGTTCGAGAAGGGCACCGCCGCGCTCCAGCACAACGACCTGGCCGCAGCCCGCAAGGCCTTTGAGAAGGCCATCCAGATCTATCCCCAGTACGCCGGCGCCTACAACAATCTGGGCCTCATCGCCATGAAGAGCGGCGACCGTGCCGCCGCCCTGGCCGCCTTCCAGCAGGCGGTGCGCCTCAACGACCACTATCCCCTGGCTTGCATCAATCTGGCCCGGCTCCTGCTCCCCGACAAGAAGTACTCAGAGGCGCAGGAGCTGCTGAGCCGCGCCCTCAGCACCGATCCCCTCAACCTCGACGCCCTGACCATGCTGGCCGATGTGCAGTTGGAGACCGCCCACTACGACCAGGCCATCAATACCGCCTGGAAGGTCCACAGCATGCCTCACGAAGGATATTCGGTAGTCCACATCATGGCCGCGCTCGCCTTCGAGGCCCGCCACATGCCGCAGGAGGCCGCGGTCGAGTACGCCACTTATCTGAAGGAATCGCCCAACGGCCCCGCCGCCCAGCGGGCCGCGGCCGCCCTGGCCAAGCTGCAGAACCAGGGGCCGTAGGGGATGGTGCCGGCCCCCGCCACGGTGACGCTGCGGCCGCGGGGCGCGGCCCGCCTGCGCGCCGGACATCCCTGGGTCTATCGCTCCGATCTGGCTTCCAGTGGCGGCGCCGCCCCCGGCGCCCTGGTGCGCGTAGCCGACTCCCGCGGCAAGCTCCTGGGCAGCGCGCTCTACAGTTCCAGCTCGGAGATCGCGATCCGTCTGCTGACCCCCCGGGCGCTGGCTGGACCCGGCGACCTCCTCGACCTGCTCCGCCGGCGCCTGCAGGCCGCCTTGGAGTACCGCCGGCGGGTAGTCCGTGACTCTGACGCCTGCCGCCTGGTCTTCAGCGAGGCCGACGGGCTGCCCGGCCTCATCGTCGACCGCTACAACGAGATCCTCTCCCTGCAGGCGCTGACCCAGAGCATGGACCAGCCCGCCGTCAAAGAGGCCGTGGTCGCCACCCTGGTGGAAGCGCTCACGCCGGCCTCGGTGGTGGAGCGCGTGGAGCCGCGCATCCGCGAACTGGAGAAGCTGCCGCCGCGCCCGGCGGGACCGCTCTACGGCGAGCTGACCCGCACCGTCATCTGCATGAATGGGGTGCGCTTCCACTACGACGCCCTGGGCGGGCAGAAGACCGGGCTCTTCCTCGACCAGCGCGAGAACTACGCCGCTGCCGCCCATCTCGCCCGCGGCGAGGCCCTCGACGTCTGCTGCTACCAGGGCGGCTTTGCCCTGCATCTGGCGCGCGCCGGCTGCCGCGTCACCGGCGTGGATTCCTCGCGCCCCGCCCTGGAGATGGCCGAGCAGAACGCCGCCCTGAACTCCCTGCCCGAGATGGAGTGGATCGAGGGCAATGCCTTCGACCTGCTCAAGGACTACGCCGCCGCCGGCCGCCGCTACGACACCGTCGTGCTCGATCCCCCGCCTTTCGCCCGCTCCAAGAGCGCCCTGGCCACCGCCCTGCGCGGCTACAAGGAACTCAACCTGCGCGCCCTCAAGATGCTCCGCTCCGGCGGGCTGCTGGTCACCTGTTCCTGCTCTTTCCACGTCAGCGCCGGTGACTTCCTCGAGATGCTCTCCTCGGCCGCCCGCGACGCCCACCGCTCTCTCCGCCTGGTGGAGCAGCGCACCCAGGCCAGGGACCACCCCATTGTTCTCACCATCCCAGAAACGTCCTACCTTAAGTGCCTCATTTCGATAGTAAGTAATTGATAAACAATACACTTCTTGTATTGACAATACTTAACTCAACTTTTATGATTCTTTTACGCTAACTACGGCATCCAATCGGATGCGAGCAGAGAATTTCTTCCTAAGCAGGAGGTCAAGAGACCATGACCATGTTGACTCGTTGGTACCCTTTCCGCGACCTGGTTTCCTTCCAGGAGCGCATGAACCGGCTCTTC
Encoded here:
- a CDS encoding class I SAM-dependent rRNA methyltransferase, with the protein product MVPAPATVTLRPRGAARLRAGHPWVYRSDLASSGGAAPGALVRVADSRGKLLGSALYSSSSEIAIRLLTPRALAGPGDLLDLLRRRLQAALEYRRRVVRDSDACRLVFSEADGLPGLIVDRYNEILSLQALTQSMDQPAVKEAVVATLVEALTPASVVERVEPRIRELEKLPPRPAGPLYGELTRTVICMNGVRFHYDALGGQKTGLFLDQRENYAAAAHLARGEALDVCCYQGGFALHLARAGCRVTGVDSSRPALEMAEQNAALNSLPEMEWIEGNAFDLLKDYAAAGRRYDTVVLDPPPFARSKSALATALRGYKELNLRALKMLRSGGLLVTCSCSFHVSAGDFLEMLSSAARDAHRSLRLVEQRTQARDHPIVLTIPETSYLKCLISIVSN
- a CDS encoding C4-type zinc ribbon domain-containing protein, giving the protein MNADLEKLIELQRTDAEIQRLQAEIAALPRRVAGIEAKLADARAVVEKAKAAVKANESGRRKLEGEIQAQQQKISKYRDQSLEVKTNEQYKALLQEINFAEGEIRSCEDKILEFMLDSETQEKAIRGAEAELKARTAEVEKEQAEARARTAEDERQLAEWTAKRQALRAGIGDAALSHYDRVLKLRHTALAEVREQQCTACHVLLRPQKYVEVCANEQVLTCDSCGRILYHVAAADAPAAASRPPAAQEDNEQAETPAAQ
- a CDS encoding tetratricopeptide repeat protein gives rise to the protein MPSRSTLLLLLLPALLGLGPSAAAQCTENDRTVQPVDLKVRLWYTNGRPVAERERIQLLNSLETYVGEVFTDNQGEANFRVSPGSYVLRISGPSVEDTTTPVFRLLCNEGTHFENVDVKMKAGSEAESESTVVSPAASGSTVAAVDLNVPEKAHKEFEKGTAALQHNDLAAARKAFEKAIQIYPQYAGAYNNLGLIAMKSGDRAAALAAFQQAVRLNDHYPLACINLARLLLPDKKYSEAQELLSRALSTDPLNLDALTMLADVQLETAHYDQAINTAWKVHSMPHEGYSVVHIMAALAFEARHMPQEAAVEYATYLKESPNGPAAQRAAAALAKLQNQGP